One segment of Corynebacterium caspium DSM 44850 DNA contains the following:
- a CDS encoding type IV toxin-antitoxin system AbiEi family antitoxin domain-containing protein: protein MKSASTLVLLENIAAQQWGIFTAKQAERERIPNWWLIRLLNEQRLTRARRGVYLLPSFSSDAHSDLRIAWISLVPHKFLEERWIECNKVAVSHESAAEVHGLGDVTAKLFSFSAQVRKQCTQTDIRIYNPISLPDSDVVSIDGLPVTSVERTVQDLADRNMDFESLAKCIVDALRKEEVNLESLGKRLDSVAMAYKYKSGADLIDAVLMENATDEDLEASWERLRCCLEAFTRLAQRPLVQELLEAENSDSAEAVLSPLELLWSDRGK from the coding sequence ATGAAGTCAGCGAGTACTCTTGTTTTATTAGAAAATATAGCTGCACAGCAGTGGGGGATCTTCACAGCGAAACAAGCTGAAAGGGAACGGATTCCTAATTGGTGGCTAATTCGGTTATTAAATGAACAACGGCTGACTCGGGCCCGACGCGGCGTTTATTTATTGCCCTCTTTTTCCAGTGATGCACATTCAGATCTGCGGATCGCCTGGATTTCTTTGGTGCCTCATAAATTTTTGGAGGAACGTTGGATCGAATGCAATAAGGTGGCCGTATCGCATGAGTCGGCTGCTGAAGTCCACGGACTTGGAGACGTTACTGCAAAGCTGTTTAGTTTTTCTGCACAGGTGCGTAAACAATGTACTCAAACTGATATCCGGATTTATAATCCTATTTCTTTGCCCGATAGTGACGTGGTGAGCATAGATGGCTTGCCGGTGACTTCAGTGGAACGGACAGTACAAGATCTTGCGGATCGAAATATGGATTTTGAGTCTTTGGCAAAGTGCATCGTAGATGCCTTGCGAAAAGAAGAAGTCAACCTGGAATCTTTGGGTAAGCGTCTGGATTCTGTAGCCATGGCATATAAATACAAATCAGGTGCTGATCTCATCGATGCGGTGCTCATGGAGAATGCCACTGACGAAGACCTTGAAGCGTCTTGGGAAAGACTACGCTGCTGCCTTGAAGCTTTTACGCGGCTAGCGCAGCGGCCCTTAGTGCAGGAGTTATTAGAGGCGGAGAATTCAGACAGTGCTGAGGCAGTGCTTAGCCCTTTGGAGTTACTTTGGTCTGATAGGGGGAAATAA
- a CDS encoding glutamate ABC transporter substrate-binding protein — protein MLSTKFRAIATLSAVVLSATLLTSCGDSASADKTLLKSIESGNVTLGSKYDQPGLGLREGDGSMTGLDIDVATYVINHIAEKNGWSTPKIEWRESPSAQRETLIQNGEVDLIAATYSINPSRAESVNFGGPYLLTHQALLTQQSNTEIKGLADLDGKILCSVTGSTPAQKIKEALPTVQLQEYDTYSSCVEALSQGNVDALSTDATILNGYAAQTPGAFKVVKLEKEGKPFTNEYYGIGLKKNDEEGTKAINEALEEMLESGEFDKFVSANLGAGDEIDPGTPGDLSFLKS, from the coding sequence ATGTTATCCACCAAATTCCGCGCCATTGCCACTCTTTCTGCAGTAGTTCTTAGCGCTACCCTCCTAACCTCTTGTGGCGATTCCGCTAGCGCAGATAAAACCCTGCTGAAATCAATCGAATCTGGCAATGTCACCCTAGGAAGCAAATATGATCAGCCAGGCCTAGGCCTGCGCGAAGGCGACGGCTCAATGACTGGCCTAGATATAGATGTTGCTACCTACGTTATCAACCACATTGCTGAGAAAAATGGCTGGTCCACCCCCAAAATTGAATGGCGTGAAAGCCCCTCCGCACAGCGTGAAACCCTGATCCAAAACGGTGAAGTAGACCTCATTGCCGCAACTTATTCCATCAATCCTTCTCGCGCGGAATCTGTAAACTTCGGCGGCCCTTACCTGCTAACACACCAGGCACTTTTGACCCAACAGTCCAATACCGAAATCAAGGGATTAGCAGACCTAGATGGCAAAATCCTGTGCTCAGTCACCGGTTCCACGCCTGCCCAAAAAATCAAAGAAGCCCTACCGACTGTCCAATTGCAGGAATACGATACCTATTCCTCCTGCGTAGAAGCACTATCCCAAGGCAATGTTGATGCCCTCTCCACCGATGCCACCATCCTTAACGGTTATGCCGCCCAAACCCCTGGCGCATTCAAGGTAGTTAAGCTTGAAAAAGAAGGTAAGCCCTTCACCAATGAGTACTACGGCATCGGTTTGAAGAAAAACGATGAAGAAGGCACCAAAGCTATTAATGAGGCCTTGGAAGAAATGCTCGAATCCGGGGAATTCGACAAATTTGTTTCCGCAAATCTAGGGGCTGGCGATGAAATCGATCCCGGTACCCCAGGAGACCTCAGCTTCCTTAAATCCTAA
- a CDS encoding thrombospondin type 3 repeat-containing protein: protein MFYRDKFASHILLSASATVIALLGSVLVVPTVQAQEQQGSGVVANKTAPCIVDHPDLEKGIPLDLAGKRYIDEKNETIFQDRNDRIVSSATLVKRNGDLYVKYHYVFNQNHDPYRRKWWQHLQSQNSKFSLFIPNNATVSQLKVVESMKEDGKPSPLTWVYDSSKNGLNPGDSVLENWNKYDGNATNTGGVSVTVFKPKKSEIPAFVNSGTPGYNEQISLLKATNYPHGGFTTNENFDKLNQNLDGVLYFLGHGGKRSTFYGILRNHGAGFTNKFDVEIEYRLNEGVKPQDLIWVAAHSTQKGQNSIYDVYTAADDRKSDMVEKNKPKVDLTCLDAPKVEPKSVPTPIADYPDTNQQVEQGSSVTITSTTSAPTGFIPKLKEPETNEPVESYTIEGADAASTDDDIKVTIAQDGTVTIEAGTTAKVGNIDPKPAVILVDSKTGAEIAGSADSLNVEVTKKPDTAKYPDEVKQVQQGSSLTINPTTPAPTGTTPKLKKPNTDESVDSYVIPGNTDSTDDDITVSIDTNGNVVITAGTTAKVGNIDPQPTVILIDTNTNQPIANSDDLLNVEVTKKPDAVNPLAGAKAQYPDDIREVKQGGSVSIIPTTPAPKGSTPKLKDPKTNEPVETYTIDNGTDSPDDDITVTIDADGTVTIKAGTKAKVGEIDPKPVVILVDDSTKNEIADSADSLNINVVVGVNDDIDNDGIPNAFDPDADGDGINNADEIAIGTNPLNPMTDGKVNDGARDEDHDGKDNATESVVPSGPVLDANNDGLGDVAETDVNPKDSRNDLLDGPKTGTHIAPQCIAATTTTAIPLILLLPLGLALQLRIPGLEPLERIVAEQVSNFNRQIEQANAGLQQQLGIYNGPGAQHAKQLNDTLQQLGPVAAKIIGGIALAASGVLAVTWLATACTPKSAGSGGSSASVQGSSLSSQTQADPKDKLPATLQNSSKNEEIENIAEQPADYSEADETVANETVAEEIIAEDPSA, encoded by the coding sequence ATGTTTTATCGAGATAAATTTGCCTCCCATATTTTATTAAGTGCATCCGCTACGGTGATCGCACTATTGGGATCTGTATTGGTTGTACCCACCGTGCAGGCTCAGGAGCAGCAGGGTAGTGGCGTAGTAGCTAATAAAACTGCGCCATGTATTGTGGATCATCCGGATCTGGAAAAGGGAATCCCACTGGATTTGGCTGGTAAGCGCTATATTGATGAGAAAAATGAGACGATTTTTCAAGATCGTAATGATCGAATTGTCTCTTCTGCCACACTGGTAAAACGTAATGGTGATTTGTACGTCAAATATCATTATGTATTCAACCAAAACCATGATCCTTATCGGCGTAAGTGGTGGCAACACCTGCAGAGCCAGAACTCAAAATTTTCACTTTTCATTCCTAATAATGCGACTGTTTCACAGTTGAAAGTCGTAGAATCAATGAAGGAAGATGGCAAACCATCCCCATTGACCTGGGTTTATGATAGTTCCAAAAATGGTCTAAACCCCGGAGATTCAGTTTTAGAAAATTGGAATAAGTATGACGGTAATGCCACTAATACCGGAGGTGTATCGGTTACCGTTTTCAAGCCAAAAAAATCTGAAATTCCAGCATTTGTAAACTCGGGAACTCCTGGCTATAACGAGCAGATAAGCTTGCTTAAGGCGACCAACTATCCACATGGTGGCTTTACTACAAATGAGAACTTCGACAAGTTAAACCAGAACCTAGATGGAGTTCTTTATTTCCTAGGCCATGGTGGTAAAAGGAGTACTTTTTACGGTATTTTGCGCAACCATGGAGCCGGATTTACTAATAAATTCGATGTGGAGATCGAATACCGGTTAAACGAAGGCGTTAAACCACAGGATCTGATTTGGGTTGCTGCTCACAGCACGCAAAAAGGGCAAAACTCCATTTACGATGTCTACACAGCTGCGGATGACCGCAAGTCTGACATGGTCGAAAAAAATAAGCCAAAAGTGGATCTAACCTGCCTTGATGCCCCGAAGGTAGAGCCTAAATCTGTACCGACCCCTATTGCTGATTATCCAGATACTAATCAGCAGGTCGAACAGGGCAGCAGTGTGACTATTACTTCTACTACATCTGCACCCACTGGCTTTATTCCGAAGTTGAAAGAGCCTGAGACTAATGAGCCTGTGGAGTCTTATACCATTGAGGGCGCTGATGCTGCTTCCACGGATGACGACATCAAGGTCACCATTGCCCAAGATGGAACAGTAACTATTGAGGCTGGTACCACGGCCAAAGTGGGCAATATTGACCCCAAGCCTGCTGTGATTTTGGTTGATTCCAAGACCGGTGCGGAGATTGCAGGTTCTGCGGATTCTCTTAATGTTGAGGTCACTAAGAAACCTGATACTGCTAAGTACCCAGATGAGGTTAAACAGGTTCAGCAGGGTAGCAGCTTAACGATTAATCCAACTACGCCGGCGCCTACTGGTACGACACCGAAGTTGAAGAAACCTAATACCGATGAGTCTGTGGATTCTTATGTCATTCCTGGCAATACTGATTCTACGGATGACGACATCACGGTTTCCATTGATACGAATGGCAATGTAGTTATCACGGCTGGTACCACGGCCAAAGTAGGCAATATTGATCCGCAGCCCACTGTGATTTTGATCGATACCAATACGAACCAGCCAATTGCGAATTCTGATGATCTTCTTAATGTCGAGGTCACTAAGAAGCCTGATGCGGTTAATCCTCTTGCTGGCGCCAAGGCCCAGTACCCAGATGATATTCGGGAGGTTAAACAAGGCGGCAGCGTAAGTATTATCCCCACTACGCCTGCGCCTAAAGGTTCAACTCCGAAGCTAAAGGATCCGAAGACCAACGAGCCGGTGGAGACTTATACCATTGATAACGGTACTGATTCTCCTGACGACGACATCACGGTCACCATAGATGCAGATGGAACAGTAACCATTAAGGCTGGTACCAAGGCCAAGGTGGGAGAAATCGATCCCAAGCCCGTCGTGATTTTGGTTGATGACAGCACTAAGAACGAGATTGCAGATTCTGCGGATTCTCTCAATATAAATGTTGTCGTGGGTGTTAATGACGATATTGATAATGACGGCATTCCTAATGCTTTTGATCCAGATGCCGATGGCGATGGAATCAATAATGCTGATGAGATCGCCATTGGAACCAACCCGTTAAATCCGATGACTGATGGCAAGGTCAACGATGGTGCTCGCGATGAGGATCATGATGGCAAGGACAACGCTACGGAGTCTGTCGTTCCTAGCGGTCCTGTCCTTGATGCTAATAATGACGGCCTAGGTGATGTTGCTGAGACCGACGTTAATCCGAAGGATTCGCGAAATGACCTGCTAGATGGGCCAAAAACTGGTACCCATATTGCGCCGCAGTGTATTGCTGCTACCACGACTACTGCTATTCCGCTGATTTTATTGCTGCCTCTTGGTTTAGCTTTGCAGTTGCGGATTCCGGGCCTAGAGCCTTTGGAGCGGATCGTTGCTGAGCAGGTTTCCAATTTCAACAGGCAAATTGAGCAGGCTAATGCTGGTTTGCAGCAGCAGTTGGGTATCTATAATGGTCCTGGCGCACAGCACGCCAAGCAGCTAAATGATACTTTGCAACAGCTTGGCCCAGTTGCTGCCAAGATAATTGGCGGTATTGCTTTGGCTGCTTCAGGGGTGTTGGCGGTTACCTGGCTAGCTACCGCTTGTACTCCTAAGTCAGCTGGCAGCGGAGGTTCCTCTGCTTCAGTTCAAGGTTCGTCTTTATCTTCACAGACTCAGGCTGATCCTAAAGATAAGTTGCCGGCAACTCTGCAAAACTCTTCCAAAAACGAAGAGATAGAAAATATCGCAGAGCAACCAGCAGATTATTCTGAAGCTGACGAAACCGTTGCTAACGAAACCGTTGCTGAAGAGATCATTGCTGAAGATCCTTCTGCTTAG
- the gluA gene encoding glutamate ABC transporter ATP-binding protein GluA, translating into MIRISGVNKFFDDFQALTDINLEIGRGDVVVVLGPSGSGKSTLCRTINRLETIDDGSIHIDGEKLPEEGKELARLRADVGMVFQSFNLFPHLTIKDNVTLGPTKVRRMSKTDANKLAMDLLQRVGIANQADKYPAQLSGGQQQRVAIARALAMKPKVMLFDEPTSALDPEMVNEVLDVMTDLAREGMTMVVVTHEMGFARKAAHRILFMADGQIVEDTDPESFFTNPQTDRAKDFLGKILH; encoded by the coding sequence ATGATCCGCATTAGCGGTGTCAATAAATTCTTCGATGACTTTCAAGCTTTAACTGACATCAACTTAGAAATTGGCCGTGGCGATGTCGTGGTAGTACTAGGCCCCTCCGGCTCTGGTAAATCCACCCTTTGTCGCACCATTAACCGCTTAGAGACCATTGATGATGGCAGCATCCATATTGACGGTGAAAAACTTCCCGAAGAAGGCAAAGAACTAGCCCGTCTGCGCGCCGACGTAGGCATGGTATTTCAAAGTTTCAACCTCTTCCCGCACCTAACCATCAAGGACAACGTCACCTTGGGCCCCACCAAGGTACGGCGGATGTCTAAAACAGATGCAAATAAGCTAGCTATGGATCTTCTCCAGCGCGTGGGCATAGCTAATCAAGCCGATAAATATCCGGCACAGCTTTCTGGTGGGCAACAACAGCGAGTAGCTATTGCCCGCGCTTTAGCAATGAAGCCAAAAGTAATGCTCTTTGATGAACCCACCTCTGCCCTTGATCCAGAAATGGTCAATGAGGTCCTAGATGTAATGACCGACCTGGCTCGAGAAGGAATGACCATGGTCGTTGTTACTCACGAAATGGGATTCGCCCGTAAAGCTGCCCACCGCATCCTTTTTATGGCAGACGGTCAAATTGTCGAAGATACCGATCCGGAATCATTTTTCACTAACCCCCAAACAGACCGCGCCAAAGATTTCCTAGGCAAAATTCTGCACTAA
- a CDS encoding amino acid ABC transporter permease yields MGSMWNQLGPALWPAFWLTIQLTFWSAIGAMILGTILTAMRVSPVSVLRRVSTTYITIVRNTPLTLIILFCSFGLYQNLGLTLASRQSHTFIVDNNFRLAILGFTIYTAAFVAESLRSGINTVSFGQAEAARSLGLNFQQTFSKIIFPQALRAAIVPLGNTLIALTKNTTIASAIGVAEASLIMKSTIEMHASELFIIFSIFAAGFIALTLPMGLGLGKLSEKLAVQK; encoded by the coding sequence ATGGGCTCCATGTGGAACCAACTTGGTCCAGCCCTGTGGCCAGCCTTTTGGCTGACCATTCAGCTGACCTTCTGGTCTGCCATTGGTGCGATGATCTTAGGCACCATACTGACTGCAATGCGCGTCTCCCCGGTGAGCGTATTGCGTCGGGTGTCAACCACGTATATCACCATCGTGCGAAACACCCCGCTTACCCTCATTATTCTATTTTGCTCCTTTGGTCTATATCAGAACCTCGGGCTGACTTTAGCTAGCCGACAGTCACATACTTTTATTGTCGACAATAACTTCCGCCTAGCTATATTGGGATTCACTATCTATACCGCCGCCTTTGTCGCCGAATCTTTGCGCTCTGGAATAAATACGGTTTCCTTCGGTCAAGCTGAAGCTGCTAGGTCTCTAGGGCTAAATTTTCAGCAAACATTTAGCAAGATCATTTTTCCCCAGGCTCTACGCGCAGCCATCGTGCCCTTGGGAAATACCCTCATAGCTCTAACCAAAAACACCACCATTGCCTCTGCTATTGGGGTGGCCGAAGCCTCTTTGATAATGAAATCAACCATCGAAATGCATGCAAGTGAGCTCTTTATCATCTTTTCGATATTCGCAGCAGGCTTCATCGCACTGACCTTGCCTATGGGACTAGGGCTTGGCAAACTCTCTGAGAAATTGGCGGTGCAAAAATAA
- a CDS encoding zinc-dependent alcohol dehydrogenase family protein: MTETMMAATYYGAEDVRFEERPKPQIIDPTDAVIRIEKTTICGTDLGIYHGKNPEIEEVARQKTGEWKGRILGHEGIGVIEEVGANVKNFKPGDRVVISCVSKCGSCPNCQKQLYAHCTGGGSWIMGYMIDGTLAEYVRTPFADNSLLPLPESLDTDIAVFLSDALPTGHEIGVQSADVRPGDDIAIVGAGPVGMGALITAQLYSPASITVIDMNETRLKLAKEMGADYVINPAKEDVEARIKEITDGRMVDGALEAVGLPPTWATCEKIVKPGGNIAVLGVHGKPVTFNLQDSWIKNLTITTGLVKTDSTPMLMKAVSKTDVPMTKLATHHFKFSEFEKAWDTFLNADEHQAMKVMLDNS, encoded by the coding sequence ATGACTGAGACCATGATGGCCGCCACTTACTACGGAGCGGAAGATGTCCGCTTTGAAGAGCGTCCGAAGCCACAAATCATCGATCCCACCGATGCCGTAATCCGCATCGAGAAGACCACCATCTGCGGCACCGACCTTGGTATCTACCACGGTAAGAACCCAGAGATCGAAGAAGTTGCCCGCCAAAAGACCGGCGAATGGAAAGGCCGCATCCTTGGCCACGAAGGCATCGGTGTTATCGAAGAAGTTGGCGCAAACGTCAAAAACTTCAAGCCCGGCGACCGTGTAGTAATTTCCTGTGTTTCCAAGTGCGGTTCCTGCCCCAACTGTCAAAAGCAACTCTATGCGCACTGCACTGGCGGCGGATCCTGGATCATGGGCTACATGATCGACGGAACCCTAGCTGAATATGTACGCACCCCCTTCGCTGATAACTCACTGCTTCCACTGCCAGAATCCCTGGACACCGATATCGCGGTATTCCTTTCTGACGCCCTCCCAACCGGCCACGAAATCGGTGTACAAAGCGCCGATGTGCGCCCTGGCGATGACATCGCCATCGTTGGTGCCGGCCCCGTGGGCATGGGTGCACTAATCACCGCCCAGCTATACTCCCCAGCTTCAATCACCGTAATTGATATGAACGAAACCCGCCTGAAGCTGGCTAAAGAAATGGGCGCCGATTACGTCATCAACCCCGCCAAAGAAGATGTAGAAGCCCGCATCAAGGAAATCACCGATGGCCGCATGGTCGACGGTGCCCTAGAAGCAGTAGGCCTACCCCCCACCTGGGCAACTTGCGAAAAGATTGTCAAGCCAGGCGGCAATATCGCTGTCCTCGGTGTGCACGGCAAGCCAGTTACCTTCAACCTGCAGGATTCCTGGATCAAGAACCTAACCATCACCACCGGCCTGGTTAAGACTGACTCCACGCCAATGTTGATGAAGGCTGTCTCCAAGACCGATGTTCCAATGACTAAGTTGGCCACCCACCACTTCAAGTTCTCCGAATTTGAAAAGGCTTGGGATACCTTCTTAAACGCTGATGAACACCAGGCCATGAAGGTCATGCTAGACAACAGCTAG
- a CDS encoding alpha-keto acid decarboxylase family protein: MRTTTVGEFILDRLKDIGITEVIGVPGDYNLSFLEQINAADGIRFVGACNELNAAYAADGYARQRGVGALLSTYGVGELSALNGIAGARSEHVPMVSIAGAPPLYATEYAWHLHHTLADGDYTNMLDAISQFTALAIRVTPMNVVEEVDRALRTCLREKRPVHIQIPSDITHLSIQAPEEALDTSLATSDKERLAAAIEAVLAKFKVAKDPILLIDQDADRHKFTPYLRAIVEKAQLPYTQLASGKAILDEQSPLFIGTYNGAQSAPGVQQRVEAADLLLTTNPRFIEVNSGSFTHSLREENKINFGDQHISIAGQYFEGINTLELLEELVERIPAATKKVADPKPKLSPLEIRKDAKLSHERMWRQILDFIREDDVVVAEAGTSNIGLSPLPMPTGVKYINSSIWGAIGFTLPAVMGSQLANRDRRHLLFIGDGSFQLTAQELSTILREDLNPIIFLLNNGGYTIERYILGMEHAYNDVQNWDYGALPKVFMQDTSMQSYSARTEGELAEILGELSSATHGALVELHLDPFDAPEGLKALGPLTAEFDYGPRGPRNDK, encoded by the coding sequence ATGCGTACCACTACCGTTGGAGAGTTCATCCTGGATCGGCTTAAAGATATCGGGATTACCGAGGTTATAGGGGTGCCAGGAGACTATAATTTAAGCTTTCTGGAACAAATTAATGCAGCTGATGGAATCCGCTTTGTCGGAGCTTGCAATGAACTCAACGCAGCGTATGCAGCAGATGGTTATGCTCGACAGCGCGGAGTAGGGGCTTTGCTTAGCACTTATGGTGTGGGTGAGCTATCTGCGCTTAATGGTATTGCGGGAGCGCGCTCTGAGCATGTTCCGATGGTGTCAATTGCAGGGGCGCCGCCGCTTTATGCAACTGAATACGCTTGGCATTTGCACCACACTTTAGCTGATGGCGATTACACCAATATGTTGGATGCCATCTCTCAGTTCACGGCGCTAGCCATTCGGGTTACGCCCATGAATGTGGTTGAGGAAGTGGATCGGGCGCTGCGTACTTGCTTGCGTGAAAAGCGTCCCGTACATATCCAGATCCCTTCAGATATCACGCATTTAAGTATTCAAGCTCCAGAGGAAGCCTTGGATACTAGCCTGGCTACTTCGGATAAAGAGCGTTTAGCTGCGGCTATTGAGGCAGTTTTAGCTAAATTTAAGGTAGCTAAAGATCCGATTTTATTGATTGATCAGGATGCAGATAGGCATAAATTTACCCCTTATCTGCGTGCGATTGTGGAAAAAGCTCAGCTTCCTTATACCCAGTTAGCTTCGGGCAAGGCCATTTTGGATGAGCAAAGTCCGCTATTTATTGGCACTTATAATGGGGCGCAGTCAGCACCAGGTGTGCAGCAGCGGGTGGAAGCTGCAGATTTATTGCTCACCACTAATCCGCGCTTTATTGAGGTCAATTCTGGTTCCTTTACGCATTCGTTGCGGGAGGAAAATAAGATCAATTTTGGGGATCAGCATATTTCTATTGCTGGGCAGTATTTTGAGGGTATTAATACCCTAGAGTTGCTCGAAGAATTAGTAGAACGTATTCCGGCAGCTACTAAAAAGGTGGCTGATCCAAAGCCGAAATTATCACCGCTAGAAATCCGTAAGGATGCAAAATTAAGCCATGAACGTATGTGGCGCCAGATTTTAGATTTCATCCGCGAAGATGATGTTGTGGTGGCTGAGGCCGGGACTTCTAATATTGGTCTTAGCCCATTGCCCATGCCCACAGGGGTTAAATATATTAACTCCTCAATTTGGGGTGCTATTGGATTCACCCTGCCAGCAGTTATGGGCTCCCAGCTAGCTAACCGCGATCGCCGCCACTTGCTTTTCATCGGCGACGGTTCTTTCCAGCTCACTGCGCAGGAGCTTTCCACTATTTTGCGCGAAGATTTAAACCCAATTATTTTCCTGCTAAATAATGGTGGTTATACCATTGAGCGCTATATCCTTGGGATGGAACATGCGTACAACGATGTGCAGAATTGGGATTATGGCGCCCTGCCTAAGGTTTTCATGCAGGATACTTCGATGCAGTCTTATAGTGCGCGGACTGAGGGAGAATTGGCTGAAATCCTAGGGGAGCTTTCGAGTGCTACACATGGTGCTCTGGTGGAGTTGCATCTTGATCCTTTTGATGCACCCGAAGGCCTTAAGGCGCTAGGTCCGCTAACGGCTGAATTCGACTATGGCCCGCGGGGTCCTCGTAATGATAAATAG
- a CDS encoding amino acid ABC transporter permease, with translation MTVRATVLYDAPGPKGRRLNTIITTLTAAFIALAIAWILWTLNNKGQLAAKLWTPFINPNTWTTYLLPGLKGTVLAAIASILFAIIFGVLFGLGRLSENRLVRIFCGIIVELFRAIPVLLLMIFAYQMFAVYNIVPSRKLGFSAVVFALTLYNGSVIAEILRAGINSLPSGQTEAAKALGLSHRQIMYRILLPQATAAMLPALISQMIIALKDSALGYQIGYVEVVRSGIQSASYNKNFFASLVIVAIIMIAINWMLTKLAERIEHQLRAGRARKNIVAKVPHHEDQGLETKDQVNADWHNPQYKEIRNPAE, from the coding sequence ATGACAGTTCGCGCAACCGTCCTATATGACGCACCAGGGCCCAAAGGTCGCCGCCTAAATACCATCATCACCACTTTGACCGCGGCTTTTATAGCCCTGGCAATAGCCTGGATCCTATGGACCCTAAATAATAAAGGGCAACTAGCAGCCAAACTTTGGACCCCCTTTATCAACCCCAATACCTGGACCACCTACCTGCTCCCAGGCCTTAAAGGAACCGTCCTAGCAGCAATTGCCTCCATCTTATTTGCGATAATCTTTGGGGTTCTCTTTGGCCTTGGCCGGTTATCTGAAAACCGGCTAGTCCGGATTTTCTGCGGAATTATCGTCGAATTATTCCGAGCTATCCCCGTACTTTTACTGATGATTTTCGCCTACCAAATGTTTGCGGTCTACAACATAGTTCCTTCTCGCAAACTTGGTTTCAGTGCGGTGGTATTTGCTCTAACCCTCTATAACGGTTCAGTTATTGCAGAGATCCTGCGCGCCGGTATTAATTCCTTGCCCAGCGGGCAAACAGAAGCCGCAAAAGCACTAGGTTTATCCCACCGACAAATCATGTACCGGATCCTGCTCCCCCAAGCCACCGCAGCCATGCTGCCAGCGCTTATCTCGCAGATGATCATCGCCCTTAAAGACTCCGCCCTGGGCTACCAGATTGGCTACGTGGAAGTTGTTCGCTCTGGCATCCAATCTGCTTCTTATAATAAGAACTTCTTTGCATCACTGGTGATTGTTGCCATCATCATGATTGCTATCAACTGGATGCTAACTAAACTTGCTGAAAGAATTGAACACCAACTCCGTGCCGGTCGGGCCCGCAAAAATATTGTGGCCAAAGTCCCCCACCACGAAGACCAAGGTCTAGAAACCAAAGACCAAGTCAACGCAGACTGGCACAACCCGCAATATAAAGAAATCCGCAACCCCGCCGAATAA